The genomic interval GACAGGGGTGGCACACAGGGGTTGGGGACACCTGgtggcctggggacagcggcAGTGCGGTGGCACAGGTGAcagaggaggtggcacaggtgacacagaggtgacacagaggtgacacagaggtgacacaggtctcaaggggtgacacagggatggcacaggggttGGGGACAGCGGCAGTGCGGTGGCACAGGTGACAGAGGTGACAGAGGTGGTGGCACCAGTCTGGGACACGATGGCACATGAGGACAGGGACCGTGGTGGCATCgagagggacacggggacattggggggggggggggcactgggggctggggacacctggggccCTCAGGGGTGGCCGGGGCCCAGGTGCCGCCCCCAGGTCACCGGGGGTCACCGGGGGTCACTCTCAGGTGTCACAGGTGTGACACGGATGTCACACTCAGGTGTCACACAAATGTCACATTCTGGGTCTCacaggtgtcactcaggtgtcaTTTGGGTGTCACTTAAGTGTCCTTCAGCTGTCACTCGGATGTCACACAAATGTCACTCAGGGGTCAGAGGTCACACTCAGGTGTCACTCAGCTGTCACAGGTGGTGTCACGTGGCTGTCACCTACCTCGAGGCCCCGCCCCCTTCCCCACCCAATTGATGCTTCCACGCCCCTCCCCCTAagcccctcccctcctcccccacgCCCCAAGCCCCTCCCCCATTCCAaccccctcccctcccatcccacccaAAGCCCCGCCCCCAACGCACCCTAAGCCCCTCCCCCAAGCCCCCTCCCCACTTGAACCATCCCAAGCCCCGCCCCTTAACCCCCTCCCAAGcccctccccattcccaaagCCCCTCCCCCTCTGAATCCCCTCCCAAGCCCCGCCCCTCCCAAGCCCCGCCCCCGTttagccccgccccctcccggGCCATGGCGCCCTCCGGTCGCTCTCGGTAGCGTTTTTCGggtcccccctcccccctttttttttttgcccccccctccccccatgGCCGAGGCCGGACCCCCccggggctgagcccccccccccgcccctccccacccccggagccccccccgcgcccctccccccccccatcATGGCGTTCACCTTCGCCGCCTTCTGCTACATGCTGACCCTCGTGCTCTGCGCCTCCCTCATCTTCTTCGTCATCTGGCACGTGAGTGGCGCCGGGGGGGGCGCAaatttgggggggtggggggggggtcccagggaattgtccccaaaaccccccggGGGTTGTcaccaaaaaccccccaaaaattgtccccaaatccccgaaAAAttggccccaaaatctcccaagGGGGGGTTCTGGatgggggtgggaggggaatggggtggagggagggggttgatgttttggggagggggtcgatgttttgggggggtcccagtgaaggtccccaaagccccccaaaaattgtccccaaaatccccccgggggggctccgggatgggggaggggatggagattttggggagggggtcgCAATTAGaggggggggggtctcaggaATTGTCCCCAACCCCCCCTGGAGGGGGAGGGGCAAtggaatttggggggggtcGGAAGTGGCAGCCGAACCCCCCattggggggggagggggcggcgatccccaaaatttggggagggggcgaatttgggggggagggggtcgcgaggattttgggggggtgtggggaggagcggggggggggggggggcgttGCCTGGCAACGCCGtgaggggggggaggggcggcagggatgctctggggggggaggggcggtgTTGCCAGGCAACGGCGGGGGCGGGTTACCATGGCAacgatgggggggggggggatggaggaatttggggagaccccggggggttttgggggggttcagggccccccccccccatcgcCGTTGCCAAGGCCGTTGCTAAGCGGCGGCGTTGCCATGGCAACAGATGCAGCGGCTCCGCTGGCGCCTttctgggggggtctgggggggttttggggggtttgggggggtcaaGGGGAGtctggagggattttggggggtctgggggcgtTTGGGGGCGGGTccggagggattttggggggggtctgaggggattttgggggtttgggggattttgggggttctgggggtgctttggggggtccgggggggttttggggaggtttttggggggctctgggttTTGCCGCCCCTCCCCCATGCGGGGTTGGGCTTGgggagggtcctggggggggtctggggggattttgggggtgttcGGGTCCCTTCAGgctcccccttttccctcccccacctcgtttggggttttgggggggtctcaggaggtgtttggattttggggggttttgggggggtctcaggaggtgtttggattttgggggggttttgggggggggtctcaggaggtgtttggattttggggggttttggggggggtctcaggaggtgtttggattttgggggtcccctcAGGACCCCTCCCACCCCAgtttcccctcccccccccagaTCATCGCCTTTGACGAGCTCCGCACGGATTTCAAGAACCCGATCGACCAAGGGAACCCCGCGCGGGCGGTGAgcgacccccgggacccccgggacccccagggaccccgggaccccccaaacccccccccagTTTCCCCTGGAACCCCCAAGACCTCCAGgagcccccaaaaccctcccagaTCCCCCCAGAAACTTCCCCAGAGCCTTCCAGGACCCCCCCTCACAACCTGGGCCCCCACCCGGGACCCCTGGGACCCTCCCAGACCCCCCCCCAATTTGCCCTGGAACTCCCAgacctcccaaaatcccccccgaaaacctccccagacccccccaaaaagtTTCCCAgaccccccccaggacccccccaccCATAGAAGCCCCCCGGACCCTCCCATTGGACTCAGGACCCCCAGAACCGCCccggggaggggtgggggaggggcggtgggggtgggggggttcTGGGTCGGGGGGGGGGCAGGAATCGAGGTCGGTTTCTATTTTTAGCTCCCCCAAATCCGGGACgggcccggcccctccccccccgaCCCCGttcctgctccccctccccaccccaaaactgctctggggggggggaggggcggccaGCCCCCCCCAAACACAGGGAGGGGCCTTGGGGGGGGCTTGGGGGTCTCCAGGGCTTTGGGGACCCCtcctgaccccccccccaatttatttcaccccccccccccagcgcGAACGGTTAAAAAACATCGAGAGATTTGCTGCCTCCTGCGCAAggtggggacccccaaaatactgaaataatcccccccaaaatactgaaatatccccccaaaaatactgaaataatcccccaaaataatgaaatatccccccaaaatactgaaatatcccccaaaatactgaaccccccaaaatactgaacccccccaaaatactgaaatatccccccaaaatactgaaatatccccctaaaatactgaaatatccccccaaaatactgaaatatccccccaaaaatactgaacccccccaaaatactgaaatatcccccctaaaatactgaaatatcccccaaaatactgaaatatccccccaaaaatactgaaatatccCCCCAAAATActgaacccccccaaaatactgaaatatccCCCCAAAATACTGAACCCCCCAAAATActgaacccccccaaaatactgaaatatccCCCCAAAAATACGTAACCCCCCCAAAATACTGAACCCCCCCTAAAAAATACTGAGCACACTCCAAAAAATACTGAACTCCCCCCCTAAAAATATTGAATCCCCCGAAAAATATTGAACTCCCCCCAAAATACTGaacacccccccaaaaaaactgaACCCCCCTAAttgaacccccccaaaaaagtgacccctccccaaaataaaccccccccaaaaactgACCCCCCCCaactgaaaaccccaaaatctgaaCCTGCCATGTCAAACCCCCcatttaaaaacccccaaaatactgaaaccccccaaaaaactgaaCGCCCCCCCCGAATAAGGGGGCGCGGGGTGGGCggggcctggggcagggggcGTGGCTTGGGGCTGTCAGCGGCGTCGCCCCCTGGTGGTGGTGCCGAGTATTGCTGGGAGTGgccctggggacaatggggtgacctttggggacagctggggtggctctggTGACACGGTGGAATGTCgcggtgctgctgccagggggcggccctggggacaatggggtggccctggggacaatggggtggccctggggacacaatGGGATGTCACGGTGTCACTGCcagggggtggccctggggacagttGGGATGGCCTTGCGGACAGTGTGGTGGCCCCGGTGACAGTTGGGGTGGCCCTGGTGACAATGGGGTGgcctttggggacactggggtgccCCGGTGACGGTCGGTGTGTGCCGCTGTCGCCCCCAGCTGGTGGTGCCCGAGTACTGCATCCACGGGCTCTTCTGCCTCATGTTCCTGTGCGCGGCCGAGTGGGTGACGCTGGGGCTgaacctgccctgctgctctacCACCTCTGGAGGTAccggggggcacggggggcatggggggcacggggggcattgggggttcagggggcattGGGGGTTcaggggcacggggggcacggggggcacggGGGCATTGGGGGGATCAGGGGGCATTGGGGCATGGGGGGCattgggggttcagggggcacggggggcacggggggcactggggggatcagggggcacggggggcattgggggttcagggggcacgggggggcattgggggggcattgggggttcagggggcacgGGGGGTACCAGGGCTCTGGGTGACGCTGGGGCTGaacctgcccctgctgctctaCCACCCCTGCAGGTACTGGGGGCAgtctgggggtcctggggggtttgggggtccccaaGGCTCTGGGTGACACCAGGGTcagacccagccctgctgctgcagcagctctgggggtgccgGGGGAGTCTGGGGGTGTCACCggggggtgtgtgtgggggggaTGTCCCCGATGTGTCCCCGAtgtgtccccgatgtccccagaggtgtccccagagtgtccccagagtgtcccagGTATTTCCACTgcccatcccacagctctgagGTGCCCTTGGACGCCGTGTCCCACCCGCTCCCATAACCCCCACggtgtcccccaatgtccccccggtgtccccaatgtccccccgctgtccccaggtaCTTCCACCGCCCGGCCGACGGCTCCGAGGGTCTCTTTGACGCCGTGTCCATCATGGACGCCGACATCCTGGCTACTGCCAGAAGGAGGCCTGGTGCAAACTGGCCTTTTACCTGCTCTCCTTCTTCTACTACCTGTACAGGTGAGCTGGGGACTGGGGAgcgactgggagggactggagggactgggagagactgggagggattgggagcaactgggagggactgggagggactgggagggactgggagggactgggagaggggctggagggggctgggagggactgggaggggctgggagggactgggatggactgggagaggggctgggaggactgggaatggactgggatggactcgagggactgggacaggggctgggacaggggctgggagaggggctgggagctgggggaactggggcaaactgggggGACTGGTGCAAACTGGGGGGGACTGGTGCAAACTGGCCTTCTACCTGCTGTCCTTCTGCTACCTGTACAGGTGAGGGCgctggagggactggggggcactgggagggactggaatgGACTGGGAAGAGATTTGGGGGGCGTGTGAGGGGAGTGggagagcactgggatgggactggggggcactgggatggactggggggcactgggatggactgggatggactggggggcactgggagcactgggctgaactgggatgaggatggggtgGGGCACTGGTCTGAACTGGGCCGTACTGGGAGCCCCAGTGtgcccctccctcccccccagtATGGTGTACACACTGGTGAGCTTCTGAGGGGggcacccccgggacccccccgccGCTGGAACCGAGACCCTCCTGGATTTGGGGACCCTCCCGGATTCTGGGACCCCCCGGATTCTGGGACCCCCCCACGGTTTTGGGACCCGCTggattttggggaccccccccgagcccccctcAAACTCCGGggtccccccaatcccccctcGGATTCTGGGaacccccccagaccctccccGGAATTGGggacccctgagacccccccaaacTCCGGGGTCCCCTCAACTGCCCCGGATTTTGGGGACTCCCCCCCGGACTTTGGGACCCCCCCTGTATtttgggacccccccaaactcCGGGGTCCCCCCAACTCCCCTGGGGCCCCTCCGGGATTTCTGGGACCCCCCCCACCggattttggggaccccccgccctgcccctcccccccgGCTGCCGCAATGACCCCGATTTGGGGagcgggggggagggggggggcgGCTCCAGTCggtcccagtttgtcccagttcaGCCCCCGCTGGGGTTGTGTCGTGGCTCAATAAAGACAAATGGCACCAGTGccgggctgggggcactgggggcactgggatgggtggggggggtactgggagcactgggatgggtgTGGGGGGggtactgggggcactgggatgggtgTGGGGGGGGTactggggcactgggatgggtggggggggggtactgggggcactgggatgggttGTGGGggggtactgggagcactgggatgggtgggggggtactgggagcactgggatgggtgGGGGGCagtgggggcactgggatgtgacactgggggcactgggatgggtgGGGGGGGCagtgggggcactgggatgggtgTGGGGggggtactgggagcactgggatgggtgTGGGGGGggtactgggggcactgggatgggtggggggggtactgggagcactgggatgggtgGGGGGGGCagtgggggcactgggatgggtgGGGGGggtactgggggcactgggatgggggggggggtactgggggcactgggatgtgacactgggggcactggggccgcccctcccccaacgagccagggctgcagcaccggGAGCTTtattggggacacggggggaggggacaggtgtgacacaggtgtgacactggggaggggacacaggtgtgacacaggtgtgacacaggtgaggggacaggtgtgacacaggtgtgacacaggttgTGACActggggaggtgacacaggtgtgatacaggtgaggggacaggtgtgacacaggtgtgacacaggtgtgacactggggaggtgacacaggtgaggggacaggtgtgacacaggtgtgacacaggtgtgacacaggtgtgacactggggaggggacacaggtgaggatgacaggtgtgacactggtgtgacacaggtgacactggggaggggACAAAGGTGACACCAGGgagaggtgacacaggtgagggATGACAGGTGTGACCCAGGTGACACTGAGGAGTCACAGGTGTGACCCAGGTGAGGGCTGGCACGGTGCCAGGTGCCGGTGACAAgggacaggggtggcacagATGACCCAGTGCCAGGTGCAGGTGCCACAGGTGTTcctcaggtgtcccaggtgtcccaggtgtccccaggtgctctcaggtgctctcaggtgtccccaggtgctctcaggtgtcccaggtgtctcaggtgtcccaggtgctcTCAGGTgttccaggtgtccccaggtgtccccggtgtctcaggtgtcccaggtgtccccaggtgctctcaggtgtcccaggtgctctcaggtgtcccaggtgtccccaggtgctctcaggtgtccccaggtgtccccaggtgtccccaggtgctctcAGGTGGCCACGGGGGGCAGCCCCACCTGTGCCGTCAGCACCGGCCCTCTCCcggcctgggcacagcaccagcacctggggggaggggagggcaccGTGTgaccccccaggtgtgtctgaccccccaggtgtgtccagtTGTCCCCAAGTGtctccaggtgtgtcccaggtgtgtcccagttGTCCCCAAGTGtctccaggtgtgtcccaggtgtccccaggtgtgtcctgaccccccccccccgtgtccccaggtgtccccaggtgtgtccatctgtccccaggtgtccccaggtgtgtcccaggtgtgtccatctgtccccaggtgtccccaggtgtccccatctgtccccaggtgtccccaggtgtgtcccaggtgtgtcccaggtgtgtccatctgtcccccaggtgtccccaggtgtgtccccagttgtccccaggtgtatcccaggtgttgtcccaggtgtccccattgtcccaggtgtccccaggtgtccccaggtgtcccccccccccccctcaccTGCAGCCTCCCCGGGCCCCCCCCGGCTCCAGCAGGTCCCGAACAGGagccgcagccccggcagcagcagcggcaccTGGGGGgggagagaccccaaaaaatgggggaaaatccccaaaaccgggaaaagaaatcccaaaaaatgggaaaaaacccaaaaatcggggaaaaaatccaaaaaatcgggaaaagaaatcccaaaaatgggagaagaaatcctaaaaatcaggagagagagagagaccccaaaaatggggaaaaccccccccaaaacaggggaaaaaaaatccccaaaaatggagaaaaaattccaaaaattatgagagaccccaaaaatgggagagagagaccccaaaaatcagaGGGAAATCCTAAAAATCTGGGAAAGAAATCCCAAAAGTTGGGGAAGAAATTCCAATAATTGGGGAAGGAGCAAATTGTGGGAAAGTTTCCAAATTAGGGGAGGAACCtaaattggggattttgggggattttgagggatttggggatgttttggggtattttgggggtatttttgggtatttttggggtattttcgGGTACCTTGATGCAGGGGGGCTGCAGCCATTAggggggggaatttttggggttattttgggttattatggggtggttttggggttattttgggtattttggggtgtttttgggctattttggatatttttggggttattttggggttattttgggtatttttgggtattttggggctattttgggtatttttgggtatttttgggtacCCTGATGCAGGGGGGCTGCAGCCATTtcgaaatgggatttttgggttattttgggtatttttggggttattttgggttattttgggtatttttgggtatttttgggtacCTTGATGCAGGGGGGCTGCAGCCATTTcggggggtatttttggggtatttttgggttattttgggtatttttggggtattttggggttattttggtatttttgggtacCTTGATGCAGGGGGGCTGCAGCCGTTTCGGGGGGGGGTGGCAgcgcagcagcagcaccaggttGGGGGTCGGGGGGGCCCCCCGGGCAGCAGCACCCCCAAAGTCAGGCGCAGGCggggccccagcccctgcacctGGGGGGGCAAAAAGGGGGGggtcagggaccccaaaatccccccagggaccccaaaattctcctcagagaccccaaatccaccccggGGACCNNNNNNNNNNNNNNNNNNNNNNNNNNNNNNNNNNNNNNNNNNNNNNNNNNNNNNNNNNNNNNNNNNNNNNNNNNNNNNNNNNNNNNNNNNNNNNNNNNNNNNNNNNNNNNNNNNNNNNNNNNNNNNNNNNNNNNNNNNNNNNNNNNNNNNNNNNNNNNNNNNNNNNNNNNNNNNNNNNNNNNNNNNNNNNNNNNNNNNNNGTGGTTTGGGGCTGTTTGTGGCGGTTTTGGAGGATTCTTGGGCTGGTgttgggctgggtttggggtgttttgggctggttttggtattttggggtgttttggggtattttggggtgttttgggggtattttggggtgtttggggtgttttggggtattttgggctgttttggggtgttttggggtgttttggggtattttgggctgttttggggtgttttggggtgttttggggtattttggctgttttggggtgttttggggtattttggggtattttgggctgttttggggcattttggggtattttgggctgttttggggtgttttggggtattttggggtattttggggtgttttggggtattttgggctgttttggggtattttgggctgttttggggtgttttggggtattttgggctgttttggggtattttggggtgttttgggggtatttttggggtgttttggggtgtttggggtacCTGGGGGTGTGTGGGGGCCGTaggggatgctcagggctgtttttggggtgtttttggtgtTTCTGGGCGGATTTCGGGCGggtttttggtgatttttgcgctgtttttgggctggttttgctATTCTGGGCTattttgggctattttggggagtttttgggtgttttggggtaCCTGGGGGGCGTGTGGGGGCCGTaggggatgctcagggagcagcaggcgCCGTCGTGGTAGGCGTCCAAGAGGCCCTGGCGGTCACTGGAGTCGTACACGGAGTAATACCTggggaaaacggggaaaaaaccGGGGAAAAATGGCAAATTTGGGCAAAAAGGGGAACAAAGGggaattctggggaaaaaaacagggaaatggggggaaaaccagaggattggggggggggggatgggaatttgggataaaaatggggggaaaatgggaatttcgggggatttggggaaaaatggggattggggggggaaatgggaaattttgggggaaaagggggaaaaatggggattttgggggaaaatggggatttgggggaaaatggggattttgggggaaaatggggatttggcaGGGGGAaagatgggaattttggggagaaaacagaataaaaatgggaattagggaggaaaatggggggaaatgggaattttggggagacAAGGGGAAAAATAGGAATGTGGGGAGAAaatatgggattttggggaggaaggggatttagggggtaaaaaaagggtttggggtgagggaaatgggaatttggggggggaaataagggatttttgggggaaaatggggtttgggagggttttttttgagatattttggggttttttgggatgggggattgggggatttttgggaggggttttgaggtgattttgggtttttttgggatggggaattgggggatttttgggaggggttttgaggtgattttggggtttttttggggtttttttgggcaCTCACTGCTGGAGGAACCGCAGCACCAAAGCCTTGAGGTCGTCGGAGCCGAAGTAGCTGCCCTGAAaacggtggggggggggggaggacaCAGTGAGAGCCCCCCGAGggtggggggaccccaaaaaagggggaaaagaccccaaaaaagggggaaaagaccccaaaaaagggaaaatgcccCCACAGAAAGGGGGGTCCCACCTTGCAGGGGGGCAGCGTCGTGGGGGCCTCGACGTCGAAGGCGATGGGGGGGGGAGCTCGTGGCCGTcctgggggggcacggggggcattgggggagggggcggccaCGGGACCCCCCCAGAAAATGCCTGGGGGTGCTCCTGGACCCCCCCCAAGGGcagagaaaccccaaaaatcccccccggAATGGGCCAGAAACAGCCGGGAACATCGGGGGGAAAGAGCCCCCAATCCTCCCAGGGAccacagccccaaatccccccaaaatccccccaaatccccccaaaatccccccaaaatctcctcaggaccccccagacccccttgaaatctcccccaaatcccccaggaccccccaaaaccccctcaggattcccccaaatcccctccgagacccccaggaccccccaaaaccccccccaaacccttcaggacccccccaaacc from Molothrus aeneus isolate 106 unplaced genomic scaffold, BPBGC_Maene_1.0 scaffold_30, whole genome shotgun sequence carries:
- the CNIH2 gene encoding LOW QUALITY PROTEIN: protein cornichon homolog 2 (The sequence of the model RefSeq protein was modified relative to this genomic sequence to represent the inferred CDS: inserted 3 bases in 3 codons), which codes for MAFTFAAFCYMLTLVLCASLIFFVIWHIIAFDELRTDFKNPIDQGNPARARERLKNIERXCCLLRKLVVPEYCIHGLFCLMFLCAAEWVTLGLNLPXLLYHLWRYFHRPADGSEGLFDAVSIMDADILXYCQKEAWCKLAFYLLSFFYYLYSMVYTLVSF